From Eptesicus fuscus isolate TK198812 chromosome 22, DD_ASM_mEF_20220401, whole genome shotgun sequence, a single genomic window includes:
- the LOC103289950 gene encoding tubulin alpha-1C chain: MRECISIHVGQAGVQIGNACWELYCLEHGIQPDGQMPSDKTIGGGDDSFNTFFSETGAGKHVPRAVFVDLEPTVIDEVRTGTYRQLFHPEQLITGKEDAANNYARGHYTIGKEIIDLVLDRIRKLADQCTGLQGFLVFHSFGGGTGSGFTSLLMERLSVDYGKKSKLEFSIYSAPQVSTAVVEPYNSILTTHTTLEHSDCAFMVDNEAIYDICRRNLDIERPTYTNLNRLISQIVSSITASLRFDGALNVDLTEFQTNLVPYPRIHFPLATYAPVISAEKAYHEQLTVAEITNACFEPANQMVKCDPRHGKYMACCLLYRGDVVPKDVNAAIATIKTKRSIQFVDWCPTGFKVGINYQPPTVVPGGDLAKVQRAVCMLSNTTAIAEAWARLDHKFDLMYAKRAFVHWYVGEGMEEGEFSEAREDMAALEKDYEEVGADSIEGEDEGEEY, encoded by the coding sequence ATGCGTGAGtgcatctccatccatgttggcCAGGCTGGTGTCCAGATCGGCAATGCCTGCTGGGAGCTCTACTGCCTGGAACACGGCATCCAGCCTGATGGCCAGATGCCAAGTGACAAGACCATTGGCGGGGGAGATGACTCCTTCAACACCTTCTTCAGTGAGACAGGCGCTGGCAAGCATGTGCCCAGGGCAGTGTTTGTAGACCTGGAACCCACAGTCATTGATGAAGTTCGCACTGGTACCTACCGCCAGCTCTTCCACCCTGAGCAGCTGATCACAGGCAAGGAAGATGCTGCCAATAACTATGCCCGTGGACACTACACCATTGGCAAGGAGATCATTGACCTCGTCCTGGACCGAATTCGGAAACTGGCTGACCAGTGCACGGGCCTTCAGGGCTTCTTGGTTTTCCACAGCTTTGGTGGGGGAACTGGTTCTGGGTTCACCTCTCTGCTGATGGAACGTCTCTCCGTCGATTATGGCAAGAAGTCCAAGCTGGAGTTCTCCATTTACTCAGCCCCCCAGGTCTCCACAGCTGTAGTTGAGCCCTACAACTCCATCCTCACCACCCACACCACCCTGGAGCACTCTGATTGTGCCTTCATGGTTGACAACGAGGCCATCTATGACATCTGTCGTAGAAACCTCGATATTGAGCGCCCAACCTACACTAACCTTAACCGCCTTATTAGCCAGATTGTGTCCTCCATCACTGCATCCCTCAGGTTTGATGGGGCCCTGAATGTTGATCTGACTGAATTCCAGACCAACCTGGTGCCCTATCCCCGCATCCACTTCCCGCTGGCCACATACGCCCCTGTCATCTCTGCTGAGAAAGCCTACCATGAGCAGCTTACTGTAGCAGAAATCACCAATGCGTGCTTTGAGCCAGCCAACCAGATGGTGAAATGTGACCCTCGCCATGGTAAATACATGGCTTGCTGCCTTTTGTACCGTGGTGATGTGGTCCCCAAAGATGTCAATGCTGCCATTGCCACCATCAAGACCAAGCGCAGCATCCAGTTTGTGGACTGGTGCCCCACTGGCTTCAAAGTTGGCATTAATTACCAGCCTCCCACTGTGGTCCCTGGTGGAGACCTGGCCAAAGTGCAGCGAGCTGTGTGCATGCTGAGCAACACCACAGCTATTGCTGAGGCCTGGGCTCGCCTGGACCACAAGTTTGACCTGATGTATGCCAAGCGTGCCTTTGTCCACTGGTACGTAGGTGAGGGCATGGAGGAGGGAGAGTTTTCTGAGGCCCGTGAGGACATGGCTGCCCTGGAGAAGGATTATGAGGAGGTTGGAGCAGATAGTATTGAGGGAGAGGATGAGGGTGAGGAATACTAA